cagtcagttaagcatccgactttggctctggtcatgatctcgctgttcgtgggttcgagctacgcgttgggctccgtgctgacagctcagagcctggagcctgcttcggattctgtgtctcccctctctctctgcccctcctccacttatgctctctctctgtctctcaaaaactgaataaatgttaaagatttaaaaaaaagacttgaaaatttGAACTATAAGGGATATGCTGTGGAGTACAAGGGCAATAACATTataatttgattcattttttttctaggtagATGTAGATCACTCAAATATCTTTATTATGCTCTCTAGCTAAGTTAGAATTAAAGTAAGTAAATCATGTATTATTAGAAATGAGAATAATGGTAATTAACTCATAGTGGTTTTGTAACATACATAAACTAGGTAAAATGCTTAGCATGGTATAGGGATTATTGGTAAACTAATGGTAGATTTATTACtcttatcattatcattatcaatgttgtcatctgaaaatatttgaataaatataaaggaatatttgtacaattattattttcaattattatcCTCTCCAAGTGGTAATAATATAAGTGTTGGagtttgaacacattttcataaTGGAATAAACACAAACCATCCATCTGGGAAGACTTAAGGCTATCGGTATGATGAACAGGTCATGTTTCCAGTTCAGTTTATAGGTAAAAATGTGGCCAAATTTGGATGCAAAGGgtacattttctgatttaatgaGAAAACTAGGAATTATCCTTTGAATCCATATGCTGACTTATCAGTCTCTTTATGGCATTCctaatgtctttatttctcagtGTGTAAATGGCTGGATTCAGGAGAGGTGTGATTACTGTGTAAAACACAGCAAGAAACTTGTCCACCCAAGTGATGCTAAGTGGCCACAGATAGATGAAGATGCAGGGTCCAAAGAACAGCAGCACCACTGTGATGTGGGCGGTACAGGTAGACAGTGCCTTTGATGCTCCATTCTTAGAGTGAAGGCGCACTGTTACTAGGATATAGGTGTAGGAGATGAGTAGGATGATGAAGCAAGTTGTTGCCAAGACCCCACTGTCAGCATTTATCAATATTCCTAGAGTATGTGTATCCATGCAGGCCAATTTGATCACCAAAGGGATATCACAGAAAAAACTGTCCACTGTTCTGGGTCCACAGAAGGGCAGATCTAAAATCATAGCTAGTTGGCTCATGGCATGCACAAAGCCAATGGCCCATGATATCAAAACCAGCCAGATGCACTTTTGTCTATCCATGATGCTGGAATAATGGagtggcttgcagatggccacataaCGGTCATAGGCCATTGTCACGAGTAGCACCAtctccccccctccaaaaaaatgcACACAGAGGATCTGGCTCATGCAGCCATCGAAGGAGATGGTCTTATTATCCTTTAGGAAGTCTATGATCAGTTTAGGGGTAGTTACTGAGGAAAGGCAGAAGTCCACAAATGAGAGATTGGCTAAGAGGAAGTACATCGGGGAGTGGAGATGAGGGTCAGTGATGAATAAGAACACGACAAGGAGGTTGCCCACAACCGTCATCAGGTAAAGCATGGAAAATGGCAGTAAGAGGAAGTTCTGGAGCTCCCTTGAATTACAAAGTCCACGAAAAATAAACTCAGACACCACAGACTGGTTAGCTTCCTCCATTTAGTACGTTGTGTTCTCATGTGACCCAAAGGAAGAACTAAGAACTtctagaatggaaagaaaaatgtaattaatgcTCAGGTGCTGGAGAGCAGATAAATAGTACTCATGTCAAAAATTCAAATCATACCATTGTACAAAAgctcaaaatggaaaataaagtttttgtgAATTTATAAGTAGGCACAGTCTGATGGCCCAGAAGGAGAGCTAAGTATAGAAGCGTAGGTCAAAAGCCTTACCTAGCTTAAGTATAGTTGTTatgggaataaaaaatgaatattctggTTAAAAATTTCAATAGTAATATATTGGGTAAATAATTTCTCCAAGGCTTGAATGTGCCTCTTCTGCAGGAAAATGAGTAGctttaaatatattcagaagTTATTTCCCAGAATCCGGGAAATAATCAAATGCTACATTTCTGACACAAAACTTGCTTCCCAGAAACAAATATTGCTTTGTGAAAATGTGTTAGCAGACTGAACCAATTATTTCACTGACTCTGGGAAAAACCGTTCATCAAATGACTTGAGAAAAGATAGTTGTGTTTCCAAAGAGACCCCAGTTACTGACTGTGCGTTCCTAGTATCCAGTATTTCCCTGCATTTGGAATCTCCCCGTGGAAGAATATGACCACAAACTCCTGTTTCCCTTGGCCTGAGTAACATTAGCATGCCTTGATGGTCCCCAGTTCTGGGTTCTCATTGGtaacagagatttcttttttgaggcTGCCCTAAATGAAGGATATATGAAAGCTACTTTTACTCCTGATTGTTCTTCaggagaaaatataaattctaagttCGTTTGTATGTAAACTcttcatttctattgtttaactTGAGCTCTGTGGAAATACATATGTTTACTATTTTCTGTAAGCCAGGAGGCCAaggtcttttttcatttttccttctctttttccatttcttctttggtcTCTCTTCATATCTCCATCTTTCTTATaacctaatatttttaaaagttcagattATAAAAGCGACAAACTAGCCCGAATTATATAGCACATCTATGTTAAGCACCTTGAAAACAGTTATCTGTcttatttattcatgtgtttgtATTACTTCTGCCGGTCTTAaagcattttgcatttccaccagcaatgtatgaattACCTGTGTTTTCACAGGCTGTCCAATGTGATATTATTGTCATATGATGATGAGAAATGGGAAGTgtatgtggttttaatttcttactgtgattttatgcattttctccattttgaagGATTGACGttctttttactccttttttttttttttttttactttttcctattaggttttgttctttctccttctaagTATTTTTCCACAAAAAGTAAGACTTTATTAGAAAAATCAACATGTGCTTATGATGTCCTTGTTAATATCATCTCACTATtgaattcaaattatttattttaatttaatgtcctttaatatattttttggttAGAATACTTCACATAAACCTCACAAACTATATGCATACATACCCAAATTATCTATTTTCCAagttgtaaattaaaaagtaaaaaaaaactagaatataAGCAGGTCTTTGTGACTCCAAAGCTTCCAATATAATTTTCCTGCTAGAAATGGCACCTGGTTGAAACCTTGATTTTGACaagactaagaaaataaataaaatttcttaaaatttttttttaagaaaataagacaggggagcctggttggctcagtcagttaagtatccaattttagttcaggtcatgatctcgtggtctagtccatgggtttgagccccacaaggggctctgtgctgacacctcagagcttggaggctccttcagattctgtgtctccctctctctctgccctctctctctctctctctctctctctccaaaataaataaacataaaagtctTCTGAGGTAAGACTTTTTGTTCTATGAAGAGGTAAcagagacacaaataaatgtaaatggctaGTAACGATAGGAGTGAGATACACAGGTTCACATTAAAATCTattcagtttcattgttttgaattttaggTACTTTGCCCTACAGTTTTTGAGTGAAACATTTCTCCATTTGCTGCTTTGTTCAGGGGAAAACAAGTAAAATccaaaaggaattagaaaatgtCAGGATAAGTTGGAGGGTTTTTGAGAACCGATCTTCCCCAACCTGGTCATCTGGCAGCATTTAAGGTCATGGAAAGGCAATGCTGTTGTTAGTATTTGAAATGCTGTTAGGAATTCGGAAGTCCCAGGGATTTGTTGGGAGAGAAAACCCATAATCTTTCCCAGAAGACATGAACGAAATAACACATTCAGAACTCTAAGCTCTATAGATaggtatggaaaaaaaatgctttaggaaaaacaaaagaatttagtCTTAACCTGTGGGGAAGACATTAAAAGTGTGAGTTCAAACATCAATTATCTGGGATATACTTACACTACACAGATCATCTCTGAAACCGGTTTCTTCGCTGCTTACTGAGAGGGCTTACTCAGAGTCTGCTTTAGGTGAAATGAATTCCAGGTAATTTTCTGCCATGAGCATTATTGGAGGGACTGTGTCCTCCTCGGTGTGCCAAGTGTGCACTATGAAGAGTAGCCTGTGAGCTTGGAGGCTTTCCATCTCTATCTCTGTGTTTTAAGTAGAGCCACGTATTTGGAAAGGTTTTCCCTGTCATGCTCTTGGGGGATCCTTAGCTTCCGAGGTTCCCTGAGGAAAAGCTGGGCGTTGAGGGCATCATGGAATAAAAATCCGCCCTTTTCAAAGTAGATTCAAGTTAGTCTAGTTAAATACAAGTGAAAGTATAAGAAAAAGGCGTTtcaagccttttatttctttgtgtattttgaggaTATAACTTAATTTCTTTTGCCCTGTATCTACCATGTCATAAAGGGAACTAAGATGTTGGTACCAATCCCAGCAGAAGTTAGATGATTTACATAGATGGGCAGGTGACAGCTAGCTCGTCTTTGGCATGTTGCAGCTAGGCTCATGATTTAAGGGCCTACTTGAACCTCGCTTCTTGGATTTCAGAGAAATGTTAGGTCTCAACCTTCATGGTACTTCCTTATGCAGGGTCCTGTATATTAGTAGTTTGAGTGTAAACCATATTATAGGCATTTCTCTAAGtgttgaaaagataaagaaaggatAGTTCTTAATTCACtcctttattaaagaaataatataaaaatgcatgttAAGTTACTAGGATTTAAACTATTAACATTAGATTTATTTAGATC
This region of Lynx canadensis isolate LIC74 chromosome B3, mLynCan4.pri.v2, whole genome shotgun sequence genomic DNA includes:
- the LOC115517017 gene encoding olfactory receptor 4K3-like, which codes for MEEANQSVVSEFIFRGLCNSRELQNFLLLPFSMLYLMTVVGNLLVVFLFITDPHLHSPMYFLLANLSFVDFCLSSVTTPKLIIDFLKDNKTISFDGCMSQILCVHFFGGGEMVLLVTMAYDRYVAICKPLHYSSIMDRQKCIWLVLISWAIGFVHAMSQLAMILDLPFCGPRTVDSFFCDIPLVIKLACMDTHTLGILINADSGVLATTCFIILLISYTYILVTVRLHSKNGASKALSTCTAHITVVLLFFGPCIFIYLWPLSITWVDKFLAVFYTVITPLLNPAIYTLRNKDIRNAIKRLISQHMDSKDNS